The DNA sequence GATTGATAAATATTTTCAGAGGATGCATCTTTACTTGTAAAGATATAGCATTTGGGCAGCTAATTGTGTTGAAACCTGGGATTCAACCAGTCGCTACCTTTGTAAACTACAATGTTTGACGACTTCAGAAGAGTAGGGAGTCTCTGAGACAAGAAAAATCCAAGTTTTTCACTTTTTCCCATTTAGAGTTGTACATTGACCTGAAAGCCGCATATTTAACACacctataataataattatgatcTTGGAACATTTTTACGTTTGGAGTGTACAAGTAATATATGAAACAAATTAGATGGATGGGACAAATAATTTAATGTTTCTGAGGACCTGGTTTTTCATTTTAACCCTGCTTTGATCTCATGTCTTAAAGGTATCACATTGTGGGATGAGACGACTCTTAAAGAGAAGATGATTCAGAATCGTCAGCATAGCAGTCAGTTTCAAATCGCTGCATCTGATTCCTTCAAAGACAAGTCATCTCTGCTGGATGTTGACGCTTCCTTGAAGGCCAGTTTCATGAGTGGAATGATTGAAGTTGACGGATCCGCTAAGTATCTGAACGATGTGAAGAAGTCCCACCGTCAGAGCCGAGTGACGTGTCAGTACAAAGCGACCACCGTCTTCAAACAGTTGACTGCTCTTGAAACTAAGAACATCCAGCAGATCGATGATTCTGTGAAGACGTTGGCCACTCACGTTGTCACTGGCATCCTTTATGGTGCAAACGCTTTCTTTGTGTTTGACAGCGAGAAATTAAACAGCAGCAATGTTCAGAAGATCGAGGGCAGCATGCAGGCTGTGATCAAGAAGATCCCTTCATTTAATGTTGATGGCAAAGTTGACATCAAGCTGAGTGATGAAGAAAGAGACATGGCCAATAAGTTTACCTGCAAATTCTACGGAGACTTCATTCTTGAAAGCAACCCTGCAACATTTGAAGATGCCGTGAAGACCTACATAGAGTTGCCAAAGCTACTGGGAGAGAACAGAGAAAACGGGGTTCCTCTGAAAGTCTGGATGATGCCGCTGAATAACTTTGATTCAAGCGCTGCAGAGGTGACGCCTGAGATCAGTCTTGGACTTACAGGAAGAGCTCAAGATCTTCTGGGAGGTTTTCAGGACCTGAAAATGAGATGCAACGATTGTCTGGAGGAAAACAATCATTTCCCACTGATTCATGAAAGGTTGAGTCATTTCCAAAATCTATGTGACAAGTACATCGCCGGAGGGCagaagaaaatggcaaaaagtaTTCAGTCCCTCAAGGCAGGCTGCCAAGCTGAGGCAGGGTTTAAAGCTGCCTTTGATGGTGAAGAAACATCCCCATTCAGTTTGGAGAAATTAAAGAAGTGGTTGGAAGATAAAGAGAGAGAAGTCAGCGTCATCAATTCCTGTGTGGAGATGACGGAGGGAGCAAAGATTGTCAGTAATCAGGCAGAGTTGGACAGAGAGCTTCTTGATCCAGAAGTAGAAGATGTTCTGTGCTTTGTCTTCACCTCTGTGGAAACTACTGACCCCTATCTTCAGGAAATGTCTGATTACCTGGATCCGCTGCACTCAACTACTGCCAGGGACCGAAGTTCACCCACCAAGTGGTTCTTCTCAGCAGTCGTGATAAacaaaatgagagaaaaagCCAAGGAGTTCGGTGAACTTCACAGAGCTCTGAAGAACAAGCGCAGATACAAATTCCTTGTAGCAGTTATATCAAATGACAAATATGAAGGAGCAAGCATCTACCACTACAGGAACATCGTCCTACTCACTGATGACTTCTCAAAACCCAACATTACTAATGTGGATCGCAGACCTGACAAAAGAGATCTAATGTGGTGTAAGTCACTTTTTGTGCATCGTTTTCACTTTCTACCAATTGGAgtgttttttagtttatttttagtttagtttattttgttttggtcatttacattttaagatgtttgcatatacacactgtatatgtacagtatacacacaggtataaatatatatattatatatatgtacacatttccttttttttttttttttttttgaccaaaaaggtataggctgaagcctcatggcttattttgcctatccttttcaacaaaaggcagacttcagaaacaaaagatactaataagaagaaaacgaaacgaacgaacaaaacaaagaaaatgaacaaagaagagaagaaaataaatgtggtcactcacgattgaggacagctgcaggaggaaagttgcataatttagacagtttaatatgaagataatttatatttgtgttctatatttatctattattttagatttataattttttttaaatttgtaaattgagctacttttttttagttcctcatccaggcggttccacagtttcaccctttcgacactgatacaccttgacattttttttgttcttggccatttctgctcaaaaatgccATAGCCCCTTAGGTTGTGCCTGCTTTCCCTCACCTGAAACAACTCCAGGATACAATGTGGGAGCATCTGGCTGTGTACCTTGTACATTGTTATTGCTGTCTTGAATTTGATTAAATCGTATAATTTTATGGTGTTTGACCGGATGAAAAGTGGATTTGTTGGTGCGTAGTATTCAGCATGGTTGACAAttctgattgctttttttttggagTAGAAATATTGGATTTATATTTGTTTGATAGTTGTTCCCCCATATTTACACACATGTGTGGAAGTACGAGGGAACAATACAGTAGATACAGGGAGTTCTGGTCCAAATTTGCTTTCATTTTGTACAGTATAGCTATTGTTTTGGATAATTTTGATCTTAAGTTATTAATATGAGGTTTCCAGTTTAGTTTGCTGTCAATTATGATGCCCAGAAATGTGTTTTCATGCACTTGATCGATTTCAACACCGTCGAACTTTATGTATAGTGTATAGTGTAGTTACTTTCCAACACAAACCTGACTGGACCAGACTTTCACTGCTCACAATTCATTTTAGGAAGGTTTTACtcaggaaaagaagaaggagaagcagACCAACAGTACGTTCACAGCAATATTCCCGTGTTCATCACTGAAGATGCCATCATGGTGTTCAGATGTAACTTCTGAGGAATAATAAGATTACCTCAGTCTGATCTCAGgttaaataaaacacacaaaattgTGTTTTAGGTCGCTAATTAACGTAGTTCATCTGCTGATCCAGATTTCTAAATTACGTtcatatggagctagaacagtctcataattgaccaatgcacaggacaagttttacaaatgcacagaccgatttgcaaatacacacaccgtttcacacgtttttgatgcacacacaaatataacctgatttacaaatgcttttttgtctgtgagttgcgctggatttgtgtgtgagttttgagactctcctgacgtgactagatccacaaatgtgtttttttttaacacggaaggatctgcaaccaatcagatgtcttcctttgtttcagccaatcataagagtgcaccccacgtgggggacgcacagcagtggataaaacacgacttactctaaaccaatcagattaaaggggcggatacaccggctgtttgaactgcgttagcgctgttcacttagaaaagtgattaatatttcgagttggtggagtaaagataaataaacagcaacaggagataaaagataaataaacaggatggagaggagatcattgttctgattttcttgtgatcccggtaaataaaacagcgcgatcagagatggtttgtggggccgttcaaccagagccgtcaggagactgcactccaagtcctgccgatgcagcaactgatgatgagaaacagcggagatatttatatatttgctccgtttggtttcACGACGTAttacatgggattgtcccgctgGACCCacatggaattactctgtgtctatttgtatagATTTATTCtgttacttaatacatataaaataactacaaatgcatatcagaacaacatgatggatttcactaggtattatctttcccaacacttgtacccccctcatatcttgaaatgtgatgtcccagcgtcccctcaatctcgtttttagcgcgctctgcagtgttactaacttacaaaaatgaaaaggaagcggACAACcaagcaatttaaaaaaaaagaaagaaggcaagtgatgggtccaatgttgccccagcaggagaagatattaacgaggctgttagccactgatggattaattatgcaagttcattttaaggtaagatatcaaagatatcaaatcaccctaccctataaatctgtttaagggaaatatttgacttttttttactctctctctctttctgtcttctgctccctccctctcttttttgcatttgaactttaactgtttgaagttaaactcggatgtccctgtgatattgttgcactgacatagtgaataaaatacgttgcgtttgttagatacgctttttctgctctctaactctgccgcttgctgtccgtggtgcagaaaacggatgtgtattgcgtaaaggcccattggctgaattgacgccaatgagggaggagacggagagaaactcaggctttattgaagtaaacctgctagcgagcagtTTAGGTTCAGAGGgtcagttgccatagtaactgactcagagtttgagttaaatcgcttttctggaactgaaaactccggatttccctcattttaggcttaacaaactcagattTTTCACTAAACCCgtttcctggaatacccctctggtaGTTGCTGAGATTTTAAACTGTCTCTGCCATTTGTGAGTTGGAATCTCAAAGTAGGTCTCAACGTAGCATACTCTCCGAAAGATGGTgagacaaagaaaacaaaaacaatcacattTATGTTACATTTTACAAAGCAATAAATAGACTGGCAAAAGCTAACTCCACAAACGCACAACACATAAAAACCTTGTGCCTCCTCGGGGGGTAGCCAAAATATACTACTCTTTGTTGCTGTTGCtgttttatttccttatttCCCTTTTTATCGTAAATCTTTACCGTCTTTAGCTCATTCATAccgtacctttttttttttcacaaaacctgcttcctggaatacccctcaggtATCAaaaaaataagcacaaacaacttctctcattcaaattaatcagaatttatttacacaagtgtcaaaaggatgataaaacaacacttcggataaattctgatgtgTGTCACGttcctgttgctgttttatttccttatttCCCTTTTTATGGTAAATCTTTACCGTCTTTAGCTCATTCATACCGTACCTTTTTTTCCGGGCAATGCAtcaaaggaaggaagtaagaaaTAGTGCCATTCTAAATAAAATAGTGCCTTAATATACAATCTCACTATAAAAATGGAATCACTTGATCCAAAAAGgaacacaaatatacacacaaaAGCATAGATGAAAGTATGTTTTCTCAAAAGCAACCCAAATCATGAAATGAATACAAATGAGGAAATCCTGTCAAATGCATCTAAAATTGAACATTTGCTTAACACGTAAAACAAAACAGTAAGCACAAAAGCCGAATGGATTCACTATTACTGCTGTAACTGATCATGAAGTCTGATCACGATCTGGTCttcttctctccatcagatgCCACTGATCTCACCCTGGATCCAGACACGGCACATCCCAAACTCCTCCTGTCTGCAAGACACAAGAAAGCCACAAATGGAGATCAGCAGTCGTATCCCAACCTCCCTCAGAGATTTGATCATTATGTTCAGGTTCTGGGCAGACAGGAGCTGACTGGTcgtcattactgggaggtggagtgGAGCCTTACTTATGAGGGTGGTGTAGATGTGGGTGTGACCTACGGTGGAGCTCCATGTAAAGGAGACGGTACCATGTGCCATTTAGGGGACAATGACATGTCCTGGACCTTTGGCCATGAATTTGCTTCAAACCTCCTTTATTACAGTCGCCACAGTTCAAAACCAGCCTATTATGATATTGCAGCCATAACTAGCATCAGCCAGCTAGGAGTGTACCTAGACTGGCCTGCAGggactctgtccttctacaaaGTCCTCGGTGACAAAGTGATGCACATCGACACTTTGAGGAACAAATTCTCTGAGCCTCTTTATCCAGCCTTTGAGATACGGGGCAGCAAAAACTTCATCCACCTCTATCTGTAAACCTGGACCCACGTCCCAGCCAGAATTTATTTGTGGGTCCAACACACATGGTGGATCTACCTGGGAATTATGGGTGGTTCATTTAAATCCTTCCAATGTGGGACATTTGTTACTGAAACCAGATGACACCCAAACAATTTCCccacttacagtttttcacaattgtttaaacacattttctgatagactacctcactttctcaaaaatctaaacaaaaattacaaaactcacacaaaaaatgcaaaatcctacacttctcttgcaaaagcacactctaccttcaaaacagtgttaactcttcactaaatggtatttccttctcaaatgccaaacacatacatcatttgagtaggcatttctaagcacccactgaacactgatgtgcaaaatggaagacactagagtatgaatggaaaacactatatagaatcatgcatttatatgttcagtgttacaccttcagctgttagatataatatatcaccatatagtattcttatgtataggctattcaaatagaaaacaacacacaattctttactgtaacaacaaataatatttttacagtaaagtatttggactcaaatactgtactgtaaaaatgtgacatcacagcaagctgtgggtgaaaacttgacagaaaatagaaacagaacaaaagtattaggctgcatcctgcctttcatccctggctggcttcaggacctcatccacgtcgcaggcgatgttctccctggccaagcagcgggggaacaatctcctacaatcccgcatgaagccttgacaggcctcagcagtgacatcgctacatgcgtcctccatggcctgcagcagtgggatccgtgtctgaggatttctctcgtataccttccatctccaggcagagaaaaactcctcaattgggttgaggaagggagagtatggagggagatataggacatcaacttctggatggaccctgaaccactcacggaccagagcagcctggtggaaactgacattgtcccagataacaaccAACCTGAacacctctgtgtcctccatctggtccggctggacaatgatattgtagagctggtccaggaatgctagaagaagtgcagtgttgtaggggccaagggtggcatggtgatggaggacgctgtggtgattgatggcagcacacattgttatgttcctccatattggccagggacctctgtgatggcacgctggccgatgatattcctccctcggcgccttctttttacaaggttgaacccgcttcatcaatgaatatgaattcaatggcaaattgctgattgcatattgcacaacagcctttggagtttagaaatgtgattgactgtgtgttctgtgtgaacagcaagagagggaattcaggaataGTGTGCAGGGTATtcggaattgtgtgtagtgttgtgataaatgtgtggtatggaatgggaatttgagtctagagcagtaaatgtgcttggagttcagcaggattggttcagccacctgaaataTGAGTTTCAAGTTGTGCACATTGtttctgatgttccaataaatgtgtttaaacaattgtgaaaaactgtttttagCCCCTCCCCCTGTAGTCCACGTCTGTCCCTC is a window from the Cololabis saira isolate AMF1-May2022 chromosome 19, fColSai1.1, whole genome shotgun sequence genome containing:
- the LOC133419791 gene encoding stonustoxin subunit beta-like, yielding MASAMMEVASLGRPFTVGMLYDAQKDQLIPGITLWDETTLKEKMIQNRQHSSQFQIAASDSFKDKSSLLDVDASLKASFMSGMIEVDGSAKYLNDVKKSHRQSRVTCQYKATTVFKQLTALETKNIQQIDDSVKTLATHVVTGILYGANAFFVFDSEKLNSSNVQKIEGSMQAVIKKIPSFNVDGKVDIKLSDEERDMANKFTCKFYGDFILESNPATFEDAVKTYIELPKLLGENRENGVPLKVWMMPLNNFDSSAAEVTPEISLGLTGRAQDLLGGFQDLKMRCNDCLEENNHFPLIHERLSHFQNLCDKYIAGGQKKMAKSIQSLKAGCQAEAGFKAAFDGEETSPFSLEKLKKWLEDKEREVSVINSCVEMTEGAKIVSNQAELDRELLDPEVEDVLCFVFTSVETTDPYLQEMSDYLDPLHSTTARDRSSPTKWFFSAVVINKMREKAKEFGELHRALKNKRRYKFLVAVISNDKYEGASIYHYRNIVLLTDDFSKPNITNVDRRPDKRDLMWYATDLTLDPDTAHPKLLLSARHKKATNGDQQSYPNLPQRFDHYVQVLGRQELTGRHYWEVEWSLTYEGGVDVGVTYGGAPCKGDGTMCHLGDNDMSWTFGHEFASNLLYYSRHSSKPAYYDIAAITSISQLGVYLDWPAGTLSFYKVLGDKVMHIDTLRNKFSEPLYPAFEIRGSKNFIHLYL